Proteins encoded in a region of the uncultured Paludibaculum sp. genome:
- a CDS encoding prepilin-type N-terminal cleavage/methylation domain-containing protein: MRRRRAERGITLLELMIVMTIVGLMVGVMYPSIAAGLESMRMRSATDAVAGFLSQAMLRAERSQEPVELVVRPGTGRMELHGALPGFRRELVLPDGVTVLHVLPEFPGDPPEERSILFLPAANVPAVGIELLNRRGLRRIVRIDPLTGSPSVETPVASVSGEER; this comes from the coding sequence ATGCGCAGGCGGCGCGCGGAACGCGGCATCACGCTGCTGGAGCTGATGATCGTGATGACGATCGTCGGCCTGATGGTCGGCGTCATGTATCCGAGCATCGCCGCCGGGCTCGAATCGATGCGCATGCGGTCCGCCACCGATGCCGTGGCCGGTTTTCTCAGTCAGGCGATGCTGCGCGCGGAGCGCTCCCAGGAACCCGTTGAGTTGGTGGTGCGCCCCGGAACCGGGCGCATGGAACTGCACGGCGCGCTGCCCGGCTTTCGGCGGGAGTTGGTGCTGCCCGATGGCGTCACGGTGCTCCATGTGCTACCCGAATTTCCGGGTGACCCACCTGAGGAACGCAGCATCCTCTTTCTGCCGGCCGCTAATGTCCCGGCGGTGGGTATCGAACTCCTGAATCGGCGCGGCTTGCGCCGGATTGTGAGAATCGATCCGCTCACCGGGTCGCCCTCCGTCGAAACGCCTGTTGCCAGCGTCTCAGGAGAGGAGCGCTAA
- a CDS encoding type II secretion system protein: MHRRRGFTLLEVLVATLIMGIAVTGLLSALRTSLRNAARVSETDRAAALARRQMDELLAMRFLPKDAPFGGLFPPDVTGDVPAGWQARVVPMESVAPPGQAPPIGSRMMERIQLEIWWGENQNRRTLNVEAYRGARVTDADIPFLQTGAPQSGGQP, from the coding sequence ATGCATCGTCGCCGTGGGTTCACCCTGCTCGAAGTGTTGGTCGCCACCCTCATCATGGGCATCGCCGTCACCGGCCTGCTCAGCGCTTTGCGGACGTCTCTTCGCAATGCGGCGCGGGTGAGTGAAACCGATCGGGCGGCGGCACTGGCTCGCCGGCAGATGGACGAACTGCTGGCCATGCGGTTTCTGCCAAAAGACGCGCCGTTTGGCGGTCTGTTCCCGCCCGACGTCACAGGCGATGTGCCTGCGGGATGGCAGGCTCGCGTGGTGCCCATGGAAAGCGTGGCCCCGCCGGGCCAGGCCCCGCCCATTGGCTCACGCATGATGGAGCGGATCCAGTTGGAGATCTGGTGGGGCGAGAATCAGAATCGCCGGACGTTGAACGTCGAGGCCTACCGGGGTGCTCGCGTTACCGACGCTGATATACCTTTCCTTCAGACCGGAGCGCCCCAATCCGGAGGCCAGCCGTGA
- a CDS encoding prepilin-type N-terminal cleavage/methylation domain-containing protein, with product MRNGRRGMTLIEVMIAVTLVSLLAIGMLFAIRVGLTTMEATNRRSNLNRRALGAQRILSAEVAGFLPVIARCGGSAVVEGGSNAPFFEGLPAVMRFASTYSLEGASRGAPQVAEFFVAPGQAGQGVRLLLNELPYTGPIGAGFLCQPPAPDPVTGVNTIRFAPPAANPRSFVVADRLASVHFLYLQSDDRDPDLWVPAWTKQDQWPAAVRIEMVPLEPDASRVQPMTFTGRFRPNRRPGEQFEY from the coding sequence GTGAGGAACGGCCGGCGCGGCATGACGCTGATCGAAGTGATGATCGCTGTCACGCTGGTGAGCCTGCTGGCGATCGGCATGTTGTTCGCCATTCGGGTGGGGCTTACGACGATGGAGGCGACCAACCGGCGCTCCAATCTGAACCGCCGGGCGTTGGGTGCTCAACGGATTCTCTCCGCCGAGGTGGCCGGCTTCCTGCCTGTCATTGCGCGCTGCGGCGGTTCGGCCGTGGTCGAGGGTGGATCCAATGCGCCGTTCTTCGAGGGGCTCCCGGCTGTCATGCGGTTTGCGTCGACGTATTCGCTGGAAGGCGCGTCGCGCGGGGCTCCGCAGGTGGCGGAGTTCTTTGTGGCGCCGGGGCAGGCCGGGCAGGGTGTTCGACTGTTGTTGAACGAACTGCCCTACACGGGGCCGATCGGGGCCGGATTCCTCTGTCAGCCGCCGGCGCCGGATCCCGTGACGGGGGTCAACACGATTCGGTTTGCGCCGCCGGCCGCCAACCCGCGCAGCTTCGTGGTCGCCGACCGCCTGGCGTCGGTCCATTTTCTGTATCTGCAATCCGATGATCGGGATCCGGATCTGTGGGTGCCGGCCTGGACCAAGCAGGACCAGTGGCCGGCGGCGGTGCGCATCGAGATGGTGCCGCTGGAACCAGATGCGTCCCGAGTGCAGCCAATGACGTTTACCGGCCGATTCCGGCCCAATCGCCGTCCGGGAGAGCAGTTTGAATACTAA
- a CDS encoding type II secretion system protein GspK, producing MNTNRSTLGRGSALLMVLWLSAALSAIAFSVALTVRNEVSRADTNLDGLRAYYLACGAADRAANYMVYPQGQRYPNGRPRFWEPGLPLLVMDFPSGQAVVEIRAESAKLNVNTVNGDDLNKLLLALGLPAEQARVTAMAILHWRGGGGGPFDQMYLASSPSFRAPHASFQQIEELMAVSGITPDLFYGGYVRTPQGGLVPRSGLRDCLSIFSSSTGLDINSVDPALMLAVGVPPPAVEAVVNLRRRTPIIREQLGEVMPLLGPAAGRFRVGGEKIYTLRATARVRRQDGTLSDLRRSVAMTIQIYSRISPDNFRILAWQDNAAGRQLFDVWPN from the coding sequence TTGAATACTAATCGCTCAACCCTTGGCCGCGGTAGCGCGCTGTTGATGGTCCTCTGGCTGTCGGCGGCCCTTTCCGCTATTGCGTTTTCCGTGGCCTTGACCGTGCGGAACGAAGTGAGCCGCGCAGACACCAATCTCGATGGCTTGCGAGCGTACTATCTGGCTTGCGGGGCCGCTGACCGGGCAGCCAATTACATGGTCTATCCGCAAGGGCAGAGGTATCCGAACGGTAGGCCCCGCTTTTGGGAGCCGGGCCTGCCCCTGTTGGTGATGGACTTCCCCTCCGGCCAGGCGGTGGTGGAAATCCGAGCCGAATCGGCCAAGCTGAATGTCAACACGGTCAACGGAGACGACCTGAATAAGTTATTGCTGGCATTGGGTTTGCCCGCCGAGCAGGCACGTGTGACGGCCATGGCCATCCTGCACTGGCGGGGTGGGGGCGGCGGTCCCTTCGACCAGATGTATTTGGCCAGTAGTCCGTCTTTTCGCGCACCGCACGCGTCATTCCAACAGATAGAAGAGCTTATGGCGGTTTCAGGCATCACTCCGGATCTGTTTTACGGCGGCTATGTGCGCACCCCGCAGGGTGGGCTGGTGCCGCGCTCGGGTCTGCGCGACTGCCTTTCGATCTTCAGCTCCTCCACAGGTCTCGATATCAACTCAGTCGATCCCGCGCTGATGCTGGCGGTGGGCGTCCCGCCACCTGCCGTGGAGGCTGTGGTGAATCTGCGCCGCCGCACTCCGATTATTAGGGAGCAGCTGGGCGAGGTGATGCCCCTGCTGGGCCCTGCCGCCGGCCGCTTCCGTGTTGGTGGTGAGAAAATCTATACCTTGCGCGCCACGGCCCGTGTGCGGCGCCAGGACGGCACGCTCTCCGATCTCCGCCGTAGCGTGGCCATGACTATCCAGATCTACTCCAGGATTTCCCCGGACAATTTCCGCATCCTCGCCTGGCAGGACAACGCGGCCGGAAGGCAGTTGTTTGACGTATGGCCCAATTGA
- a CDS encoding PilN domain-containing protein, giving the protein MAQLKSPLLRSLFRFGTGAGIVIGADSLTVYLARVRPGGARLLDTLTIGGFRQRPASEWGAEYAAFLQKHSLQHLSAIAVLPRNEVVVRLVRLPGVADDDAAAAIRFQLDTLHPFPEDEVVYDFQRAGSADGFVVAIAERRILDFYTALFAEAGLKTAGFTFSGGAVFPSLRLFGVPPAEGFLAVHGLLAGAEAPFELYGESSAYPLFSAELDVPLDRAGALAAAELRLPAETEPRDLAELLPVWQSAPDNQDFSDAGRSRAALPWAASLAAACPRLGTPLNLLPLEQRVVSSRAAYIPTIFLLVVLACVTGALLARNAMMDRKYGEQLQAEIKRLEPTAAKVAALDLKIADESERIRDLDGYRLRTKESLDIVLEFTKMLPPPAWIQSLQIDPKAVVIQGETEQADGLLKKLDASPHFAGSEFTAPLSRTPGGELFRVRANREGAK; this is encoded by the coding sequence ATGGCCCAATTGAAATCACCCCTGCTGCGGAGTCTGTTCCGCTTCGGAACCGGCGCCGGCATCGTCATTGGCGCCGACTCGTTGACGGTGTACCTGGCTCGCGTGCGTCCGGGCGGAGCCCGGCTGCTCGACACGCTGACGATTGGAGGTTTTCGGCAGCGGCCGGCCAGCGAATGGGGTGCCGAGTACGCCGCATTCCTGCAAAAGCACTCCCTGCAGCATCTCTCGGCCATCGCTGTCCTGCCTCGCAATGAGGTGGTTGTCCGCCTGGTGCGTCTGCCCGGAGTAGCGGATGACGATGCCGCCGCGGCGATCCGCTTCCAGCTCGATACGCTCCATCCCTTCCCGGAAGACGAAGTCGTCTACGATTTTCAGCGGGCCGGTTCGGCCGATGGCTTCGTGGTCGCCATCGCGGAACGCCGGATTCTTGATTTCTACACGGCGTTGTTCGCCGAAGCCGGTCTGAAGACCGCCGGCTTCACCTTCTCCGGCGGCGCCGTATTTCCTTCTCTCCGGCTGTTCGGTGTTCCGCCGGCCGAGGGGTTCCTGGCGGTCCATGGCCTATTGGCCGGCGCCGAAGCTCCGTTTGAGCTGTACGGCGAAAGCAGCGCCTACCCGTTGTTCTCCGCCGAACTGGATGTACCGTTAGATCGCGCCGGCGCCCTGGCCGCCGCCGAGTTGCGCCTGCCGGCCGAAACCGAGCCGCGCGATCTGGCAGAACTGCTGCCTGTGTGGCAGTCGGCTCCGGATAACCAGGACTTCTCCGACGCCGGCCGTTCACGCGCTGCCCTACCCTGGGCTGCTAGTCTGGCCGCCGCGTGCCCGCGCCTGGGGACACCCCTCAATCTGCTGCCGCTGGAGCAGCGGGTGGTCTCCTCTCGTGCCGCCTACATTCCCACGATCTTCCTGTTGGTTGTCCTGGCGTGCGTGACTGGGGCGCTTTTGGCGCGGAACGCGATGATGGACCGCAAGTACGGCGAACAGTTGCAGGCCGAGATCAAGCGGCTGGAGCCGACCGCGGCGAAGGTCGCCGCCCTCGACCTCAAGATTGCCGACGAGAGCGAGCGCATTCGCGATCTCGACGGCTACCGCCTGCGCACGAAGGAGTCGCTGGATATCGTGCTGGAGTTTACGAAGATGCTACCGCCGCCAGCCTGGATCCAGTCGTTGCAGATTGATCCGAAGGCGGTGGTGATTCAGGGCGAAACGGAGCAGGCGGACGGTCTGCTGAAGAAGCTGGACGCCTCGCCGCATTTCGCGGGGTCCGAGTTTACGGCGCCGCTCTCCCGCACGCCCGGCGGCGAACTTTTCCGCGTTCGGGCGAATCGCGAGGGGGCGAAATGA
- the gspM gene encoding type II secretion system protein GspM — protein MKQLSSREKQALILWPIGVAVILAIYYWPAPNTGVIGVVNSVQADEKRVTKLRRLSAAEPSRQEVLKKVSAELGRREKGLIQADSAPLAQAQLLQIVRRVAQLQPQALLFKSTEFAAPRPFGNAYGEVVMTVNLECGIEQVVNLLADISNQPELISVADVQFSQVLNKQKVVPVRITFTGIVPRKLVPEKKGGNGL, from the coding sequence ATGAAACAGCTCAGCTCCCGCGAGAAGCAGGCTCTGATTCTTTGGCCCATCGGTGTTGCGGTGATCCTCGCCATTTACTACTGGCCGGCTCCCAACACAGGCGTGATCGGGGTTGTGAATTCCGTGCAGGCCGACGAGAAGCGGGTCACCAAGCTGCGGCGTCTCTCGGCTGCCGAGCCGAGCCGCCAGGAAGTGCTGAAGAAGGTCTCGGCTGAGTTGGGCCGCCGTGAAAAAGGCTTGATCCAGGCCGACTCGGCGCCGCTGGCCCAGGCGCAGTTGCTACAGATCGTCCGCCGTGTGGCGCAGTTGCAGCCGCAGGCTCTCCTGTTCAAGAGCACCGAGTTCGCGGCGCCCAGACCGTTCGGCAATGCCTACGGCGAGGTGGTGATGACGGTGAATCTCGAGTGCGGCATCGAACAGGTTGTCAATCTGCTGGCCGACATCAGTAATCAGCCGGAACTGATCTCGGTGGCCGACGTGCAGTTCTCGCAGGTTCTGAACAAACAGAAAGTCGTACCGGTGCGCATCACGTTCACCGGCATTGTGCCCAGAAAGCTGGTGCCGGAGAAGAAGGGAGGGAACGGCCTGTGA
- the gspD gene encoding type II secretion system secretin GspD, translating into MSVSRFRSPKLSLVLAALLIELPLVCAQQQPPQLPPVSLPPGFGPRLNGPEPVKPAPQTPAPAPAAAQPSQQAAAPAAPPSALVGGMSLQNVNLLEVVDSLARELKINYIMDKRVGGGVTLNTYGEIRSMDKRALLDTILRINGAAMVQAGDVYRIVPLTELARMPLTPEQDAKNIPEDDRAMLNLVFLKYANVEELAKLVGEFLGPEGKAWPYSPANLLLVLDSRRNMKRTMEMISLFDSDVLAKQRVKLFDLKSSKPSDMAKELEGLLKSMSLSKDLTTVKFVPVDRINTLIAVAPNPGVFDQVQEWIDKLDVKVKHASGKVNTYVYRVKYSQAQQLAFSIMMLYMQMMPGYGGMGGGMYGGGMGGMYGGGMYGGMGGGMYGGTGGMYGGGMYGGTGGMYGGGMYGAAGGGVGNTVQAASANNRQGVNSNANAAQGGYGIGGTDLTGGMLGMGGMYGMGMYGPASPRVVPNYSDNSLLILATPEEYDSISGLLTQLDIPPRQVLIEAKIYEVKLTGALSWGVSHYLFNKDGSGSVATPAGAGNAILGSLKDGSFGMSAGTMVGHSRQLYTAISSQEVASKTKVISAPSVVATDSIAASINVGTEVPTLTAQAVTGATSGGSSLFANTISNRQSGVTLNITARVNPSGIVTLIINQEVSTPQAPAASAAIQSPSFGTRTVQTQVTVQDGDMTAIGGIINETNTSTTTGIPILGRIPILGYAFANRSSNRERTELLVFITPHVIYDTNEMTDASDEMMSKMRRLQKLIK; encoded by the coding sequence ATGAGCGTGTCCCGATTCCGCAGCCCGAAGCTAAGCCTTGTGCTGGCAGCCCTGTTGATTGAGCTGCCCCTGGTCTGCGCTCAACAGCAGCCTCCACAACTCCCGCCGGTTTCCCTTCCACCCGGATTCGGACCGCGACTCAATGGCCCGGAGCCCGTCAAGCCGGCTCCGCAAACGCCCGCACCTGCCCCCGCGGCCGCGCAACCCAGCCAGCAGGCGGCCGCGCCGGCCGCTCCACCCAGTGCCCTGGTGGGTGGCATGAGCCTGCAGAATGTGAACCTGCTGGAAGTGGTCGATTCCCTAGCTCGCGAGCTAAAGATCAACTACATCATGGACAAGCGTGTTGGCGGCGGCGTGACGCTGAACACCTATGGCGAAATCCGCAGCATGGACAAGCGCGCTCTGCTCGACACCATCTTGCGGATCAATGGGGCCGCCATGGTCCAGGCGGGTGACGTCTATCGCATCGTGCCGCTCACCGAGTTGGCGCGAATGCCGCTGACTCCGGAACAGGACGCCAAGAACATACCGGAAGACGATCGGGCCATGCTGAATTTGGTCTTTCTGAAGTACGCCAATGTCGAAGAGCTCGCCAAGCTCGTCGGGGAGTTTCTTGGACCGGAAGGCAAGGCTTGGCCTTATTCGCCCGCCAACCTTCTGCTGGTGCTGGACAGCCGCCGGAATATGAAGCGGACGATGGAGATGATCTCCCTGTTTGACAGCGACGTACTGGCCAAGCAGCGCGTCAAACTCTTCGATCTGAAGAGCAGCAAACCCTCCGACATGGCGAAGGAGCTGGAGGGGTTGCTCAAGTCCATGTCTCTGAGTAAGGACCTCACCACCGTGAAATTCGTTCCGGTGGACCGCATCAATACTCTCATTGCTGTCGCGCCAAACCCGGGTGTGTTTGACCAGGTCCAAGAGTGGATCGATAAACTGGACGTGAAAGTGAAGCACGCCTCAGGCAAGGTGAATACCTACGTCTATCGAGTGAAATACAGCCAGGCGCAGCAGCTAGCTTTCTCTATAATGATGCTCTACATGCAGATGATGCCGGGATACGGTGGCATGGGTGGGGGGATGTACGGTGGCGGCATGGGTGGGATGTACGGCGGGGGAATGTACGGTGGTATGGGCGGAGGGATGTATGGTGGGACGGGCGGCATGTATGGTGGCGGCATGTATGGCGGCACGGGGGGAATGTACGGCGGGGGAATGTACGGCGCTGCCGGTGGTGGTGTCGGGAATACCGTCCAAGCCGCCTCGGCCAACAATAGGCAGGGTGTGAACTCGAATGCCAACGCGGCCCAAGGTGGCTACGGAATAGGAGGGACCGACCTTACTGGCGGCATGCTGGGCATGGGCGGTATGTATGGCATGGGGATGTACGGCCCGGCTAGTCCGCGCGTTGTACCCAACTATTCCGACAACTCCCTTCTAATCCTTGCCACGCCGGAAGAGTATGACAGTATCAGTGGCCTACTCACGCAGTTGGACATTCCGCCACGGCAGGTTCTGATCGAAGCCAAGATCTACGAAGTCAAACTCACCGGGGCGTTGAGCTGGGGCGTCTCCCACTATCTTTTCAATAAAGATGGCTCCGGGTCGGTTGCAACGCCCGCCGGTGCTGGCAATGCGATCCTCGGGTCCTTGAAGGACGGCTCCTTTGGCATGTCGGCGGGCACCATGGTGGGTCACAGCCGGCAGCTCTACACTGCGATCAGCTCGCAGGAGGTCGCGAGCAAGACAAAGGTGATCTCCGCGCCGAGCGTCGTGGCTACGGACAGCATTGCCGCTTCGATCAACGTAGGTACCGAAGTGCCGACCCTCACAGCGCAGGCGGTCACCGGAGCCACTTCGGGCGGCAGTTCGCTCTTCGCCAATACGATCTCCAACCGCCAATCTGGCGTGACGCTCAACATCACGGCACGCGTGAATCCCAGCGGGATCGTAACCCTGATCATCAATCAGGAAGTGAGCACACCCCAAGCGCCTGCGGCCAGCGCCGCGATCCAATCGCCCAGCTTCGGTACGCGCACCGTACAGACGCAAGTGACTGTTCAGGATGGAGATATGACCGCGATCGGTGGCATCATCAACGAAACAAATACCTCCACCACGACGGGTATCCCCATCCTCGGCCGGATTCCAATTCTTGGGTATGCCTTCGCGAACAGGTCCTCCAACCGCGAGCGGACCGAACTCCTTGTCTTCATTACGCCTCACGTGATCTACGACACGAACGAGATGACCGATGCCAGCGACGAGATGATGAGCAAGATGCGCCGGCTGCAAAAACTGATTAAATAG
- a CDS encoding Ig-like domain-containing protein — translation MDTASGTIQAPGEISINGTPREVVVTPDSKYAFIISSSSTSAAILTVVDLTTNQRVKEVTQFGVTGGIHLSVSPVGQVYATGQFTMVEFDGRPPFAEHARSGTLSNPGKLTFSADGRYALAANELLNGSSILCIDFQTKDGSPAGKEISRFLISSGTPPATVKIDDIFMINASTAVAYSAALGKLYRVTFPTLAVSELSVGGVVAAFVTSVARTDEFPITRNLYYTAGGKLVRTDLVNSTTNQVDLSTGTAIFVPAPNPGVTQTLFTYGSGVTVGPSVQIPYSVRAVDSNGRPVYGAPVSFTSSPTGTLTEGASTTNVDGYAWVLVTSPTTSGDFVVTATVGTQTASLTSTVSGESGGGNGGGSGEVAKLIKVSGDGQLVVYGFAVGPQPLVVKALDVDGKPVVGADIAWSGTPDLFFPSSTTKTDADGIAQADFVANGDLPLFAGYLSHTATATWAGVSSTSFAITAFPVQLEKQPQIDVSKPETRQITAKLGTRLDGAVHVRVTSSTSVAIPKVGLRVFTDFTDTTKGPVAHCDGQTALNGTVLTSDSGEVDCNLVVEGRPGTSSLTISVGDRTQFGGYTLTVLAGDPVAPVIVQGNNQTGKPGATLPLALTARIVDSSGNILSGTAVTWTVVTANSLTLINQVSTADTNGLVSTRVVLGPNTGTFKVRLTAGGKSTDYTMTVETLATGFTKVSGDNQTGIPINTAFPQPLVVKVTNAQGAAVQGATVTWTTAGSVTLSATTSVTGADGLASVTATAGSVVGDITVTAAVTNLPSLTFTLKSRLPGPGITTASFSNFASGQTGVAPGLLVQITGAGLASGISGQVNANILAGKLPLTIAGVTVEFRWTGGSSYAPILRVANENGVESVLVQAPFEITGTTVNAIVNVSGGSTTVNSIPVSVLSPGVLEDVSGTRRAAVVIRSDGAAVTPSTPARPGETLRMYAIGLGQTTPTAETNHVGIPGQKVAGSIAVGLDNAGIEVVSAEMAENLIGVYEITFVVPAVMAPGDHPLGFFIRDAGGNPVYANGSVLAVGQP, via the coding sequence GTGGACACTGCCAGTGGCACCATTCAAGCCCCAGGTGAGATCTCAATTAACGGCACCCCGAGGGAGGTGGTTGTAACCCCTGACTCGAAGTACGCGTTCATTATCTCTTCTTCGAGCACCTCAGCGGCTATTCTGACGGTGGTGGATCTGACCACAAATCAGCGGGTAAAGGAGGTGACCCAGTTCGGTGTGACCGGTGGCATTCACCTCTCCGTAAGCCCGGTGGGGCAAGTCTATGCTACAGGCCAGTTCACAATGGTCGAATTTGACGGACGTCCTCCCTTCGCTGAGCACGCCCGTTCCGGCACGCTCAGCAACCCTGGTAAGCTGACCTTCTCCGCAGATGGCCGCTACGCTCTGGCGGCCAACGAACTCCTGAATGGCTCATCGATCCTTTGCATCGATTTTCAGACAAAGGACGGTAGTCCGGCAGGTAAGGAGATTTCCAGATTTCTGATCAGCAGCGGCACGCCGCCAGCTACTGTCAAAATAGACGATATCTTCATGATTAATGCCTCCACGGCTGTTGCGTACTCCGCAGCGCTGGGGAAGCTTTACCGCGTTACATTCCCGACGTTAGCGGTCTCAGAATTGTCGGTGGGCGGGGTTGTAGCCGCCTTCGTGACCAGCGTTGCGAGGACGGACGAGTTCCCGATCACACGAAACCTCTATTACACGGCTGGCGGAAAGCTGGTGCGAACTGACCTCGTCAATTCGACTACCAATCAGGTGGATCTTAGCACTGGTACGGCCATTTTTGTCCCAGCCCCGAACCCCGGTGTGACGCAGACCCTGTTCACCTACGGCTCTGGTGTTACGGTCGGCCCGAGCGTTCAGATTCCATACAGCGTGCGCGCTGTGGATAGCAATGGGCGCCCCGTCTACGGTGCTCCCGTCTCCTTCACCTCCAGCCCGACGGGGACCCTCACAGAAGGAGCATCAACCACAAACGTGGATGGCTATGCGTGGGTGCTGGTGACTTCGCCGACCACCAGCGGCGACTTTGTCGTTACGGCGACGGTCGGCACTCAAACAGCATCTCTCACCAGCACCGTCAGCGGAGAAAGTGGCGGCGGCAACGGCGGCGGATCTGGCGAGGTTGCGAAATTGATCAAGGTCTCCGGCGATGGTCAATTGGTGGTGTACGGCTTCGCCGTGGGGCCGCAGCCTCTGGTTGTCAAGGCTCTGGATGTAGACGGCAAGCCGGTTGTGGGGGCAGATATTGCCTGGTCCGGAACACCCGATTTGTTTTTCCCATCCTCCACTACGAAAACGGACGCCGACGGCATCGCGCAAGCGGACTTCGTCGCCAATGGTGACCTCCCGTTGTTTGCGGGCTACTTGTCCCACACGGCCACGGCGACCTGGGCGGGGGTCAGCAGTACTTCTTTCGCTATTACTGCATTCCCCGTTCAACTTGAGAAACAGCCGCAGATTGACGTGAGCAAACCGGAGACTCGCCAAATCACCGCTAAGCTCGGCACTCGTCTGGATGGCGCGGTTCACGTGAGAGTAACCTCGTCGACCAGCGTTGCTATACCAAAGGTTGGATTGCGAGTCTTCACGGACTTCACTGACACTACGAAGGGTCCGGTTGCGCATTGCGACGGGCAGACGGCACTAAACGGCACGGTCCTCACGTCCGACAGTGGTGAGGTGGACTGCAACCTTGTCGTCGAGGGTAGGCCCGGCACCTCCAGCTTGACAATCAGCGTTGGGGATAGAACCCAATTCGGTGGTTACACGCTCACCGTCTTGGCCGGCGATCCCGTTGCCCCCGTAATTGTTCAGGGCAACAACCAAACAGGAAAGCCTGGCGCTACTCTGCCGCTCGCGCTCACGGCCCGAATCGTCGACTCCTCAGGTAATATCTTGTCCGGCACTGCTGTCACCTGGACAGTAGTCACAGCCAACAGCCTGACCCTCATCAATCAGGTTAGTACGGCCGACACCAACGGCTTGGTCTCTACCCGTGTGGTCCTCGGTCCCAACACGGGCACGTTCAAAGTTCGGTTGACTGCCGGCGGCAAATCCACCGATTACACCATGACCGTCGAAACCCTCGCTACCGGCTTCACCAAAGTTTCCGGTGACAATCAAACAGGCATCCCCATCAATACCGCCTTCCCGCAACCCCTCGTCGTGAAGGTGACTAATGCTCAGGGTGCCGCCGTTCAGGGTGCTACCGTCACCTGGACCACTGCGGGTTCCGTGACCCTCAGCGCTACCACCTCCGTCACCGGCGCCGATGGACTCGCCTCGGTCACCGCGACCGCCGGTTCAGTCGTCGGAGACATCACGGTCACGGCGGCGGTGACCAATCTGCCATCGCTCACCTTCACCCTCAAGTCGCGGCTGCCCGGTCCGGGCATCACAACCGCGAGTTTCAGCAACTTCGCCAGCGGCCAGACTGGTGTTGCTCCTGGACTTCTCGTTCAGATTACCGGTGCAGGCTTGGCGTCGGGCATCAGCGGTCAGGTAAACGCCAATATCCTGGCTGGGAAACTACCGCTGACGATCGCCGGCGTCACGGTCGAGTTCCGGTGGACCGGTGGATCCTCCTACGCGCCCATTCTCCGAGTGGCCAATGAAAACGGAGTCGAATCCGTTTTGGTTCAGGCGCCCTTTGAGATCACCGGCACCACGGTGAATGCCATCGTGAATGTGTCCGGTGGCAGCACCACTGTCAATTCCATCCCCGTCAGCGTGCTGTCGCCCGGCGTCCTGGAAGATGTTTCAGGCACGCGCCGCGCGGCCGTGGTTATCCGTTCCGACGGCGCCGCCGTCACGCCGAGCACTCCGGCGCGACCCGGCGAAACCCTGCGCATGTATGCCATCGGCCTGGGACAGACCACGCCTACGGCTGAAACCAACCATGTCGGCATTCCTGGCCAGAAGGTGGCGGGGAGCATTGCCGTCGGTCTGGATAACGCCGGAATCGAGGTCGTATCCGCGGAGATGGCCGAGAATCTGATCGGCGTCTACGAGATCACGTTCGTGGTGCCAGCGGTCATGGCCCCTGGTGATCACCCACTCGGGTTCTTTATCCGCGACGCGGGCGGAAACCCGGTCTACGCCAACGGTTCGGTCCTCGCGGTCGGTCAGCCGTAA